A segment of the Chryseobacterium scophthalmum genome:
GAAGAAACAAAACCAGGTGCAGTGCGTGATGTAGGAATTATCGCAGCTTCACAAAAAGTTGAGCATTACGAGATAGCAACTTACGGAACTTTAGCAGCATACGCAAAAATCCTTAAAGAAAAAGATTGTCTTAAACAATTGCTTTCTACCTTAGATGAAGAGAAAAACTGTAATAATCTGCTCTCGAAACTTGCAGATACCAATCTCAATTCTAAAGCTATAAACGATTAACCATTCACTATAAAAGATCCTTAACGGGATCTTTTTTTTATGATCTATAAAAAATAAAAAATACCACATTGTAAAAATTAAATATTTGTAAATCAGTTACAAAAGGAGAAAATATTTTTTAAAGACAATATTTAAAAATAAAAAAGGCACAGAAAATGCATATAACTAGATAACCAACCAAAAATTTATTATTATGAGAAGTATATTATGGCTTGTTGCAGTAATCTGCATCGCAGTCTGGCTTTTAGGAATGCTGGGCGTAATTCCAGGAATGGATACAGGAAGTTTAATTCACGTTCTTTTAGTTATTGCAATTGTTGTTGTATTAATTAATGTTATATCAGGACGAAAGCCACTCAATTAAGAGTAAAACAAAAAGATAAAAAGTAGCTGAAAATATTTTTCCAGCTACTTTTTTATTTTAGATCATATGTATTTTTTTTCAATTAAAAAACTCAGTTTTACTATTGTCACATTAATTTTTTAAAATAAAACTGAATACACTTCCCTTTCCTACTTCACTTTCTACAGCAATGCTTCCACGTTGTGCTTCAATAAATTCTTTACTGATACTGAGTCCTAGACCTGTTCCTTCCGCTTTTGTTCCGGGAACCCGAAAATATCTGGTGAAAATATGTTTCAGATATTGATCATCGATTCCTAAACCTTGATCTTCAACAGAAAATTTTACATGATCAGAATCAAGCTTCTCAACTTTTATAGTGACAGTTGATTCTTCGTAAGAATAGCGGATTGCATTAGAAACAATATTATTGAGAACCCATAAAGTTTTTTCCTGATCAGCATTGATGATATCTAACCCTGAATCTATATCTGTAATAATAGAAATTTGTCTTTTATCTGCTGCAGATCTATTGGTTTTAATAACCTCTTCAAGCATTTCATTAATCTTAAACGGACGAATATTCAATTGACTTACGCCGGTTTCCAATTGAGCTACATTTAATAGTTCGCCTGTGATTTTCAGCAATCGCAATGTATCTTCATCAATCCCTTTAATCAATTTTTGCTGCTCTTCATTAAGGCTCCCAATTTTTTCATTTTCCAATAATTGTAATCCCATTTGTATTGAAGAAATAGGAGTTTTAAACTCATGTGAAACAGTTCCTATGAAACGGGTTTTAGCAAGATCAAGCTCTTTAAAAGGTGTAATGTTTCGAAGCATGATCACCTGACCAATAAAACGGCTGTCATTTTCACCGGTTGGAATCACATTGATATCTAAAATTTCTTTTTCGAAATAATTTTCTTTTCCTTCCACAAAAATTTTCAGTAATTCGGCAGGATTTTTCTCTGCGTTCGGATCAATGATCTCTTTAATAAGATCACGCACCAAATCATTACTCACGGCAACATCCTGAATGAGTTTACCTACAAAGTTTTCTTTTTTAAGACCGGAAATTTTTAAGGCTTCATCATTTACAAAAAGAACTTTTCTGTTTTCATCAATTCCTATTACAGCATCGTGCATATTGTCAATCAAGGTCTCGATGCGTTTTTTTCCTTTTAAAATTTTATCAATTCGGCTTTCAGAATATTCCTGAAGTTTTTCAGCCATCGTATTAAAAGATCTCGCAAGTTCACCAAATTCACTGTTACTTTCAAACTGTACTCGCTCTCTGTAATTCTGATTGGCAATCTGATGA
Coding sequences within it:
- a CDS encoding lmo0937 family membrane protein, with translation MRSILWLVAVICIAVWLLGMLGVIPGMDTGSLIHVLLVIAIVVVLINVISGRKPLN
- a CDS encoding sensor histidine kinase, which produces MKIKTKLNAGVGLLFFMIIVLSTLGGWFIYQLKKDTQNILTDNYNTLQYSRNMLLSLEEIGKEPFAIAEFQKNLDLQRQNITEAGEKEATKNILAHFSDLKNDKENLSLHSAIRKDIAELMQLNMNAIQIKSGIANTTAQNAIAVISIVGTLCFLIAFILMVNLPANISNPIRELTSSIHQIANQNYRERVQFESNSEFGELARSFNTMAEKLQEYSESRIDKILKGKKRIETLIDNMHDAVIGIDENRKVLFVNDEALKISGLKKENFVGKLIQDVAVSNDLVRDLIKEIIDPNAEKNPAELLKIFVEGKENYFEKEILDINVIPTGENDSRFIGQVIMLRNITPFKELDLAKTRFIGTVSHEFKTPISSIQMGLQLLENEKIGSLNEEQQKLIKGIDEDTLRLLKITGELLNVAQLETGVSQLNIRPFKINEMLEEVIKTNRSAADKRQISIITDIDSGLDIINADQEKTLWVLNNIVSNAIRYSYEESTVTIKVEKLDSDHVKFSVEDQGLGIDDQYLKHIFTRYFRVPGTKAEGTGLGLSISKEFIEAQRGSIAVESEVGKGSVFSFILKN